One window of the Pseudarthrobacter sp. ATCC 49987 genome contains the following:
- a CDS encoding 4-carboxy-4-hydroxy-2-oxoadipate aldolase/oxaloacetate decarboxylase, whose amino-acid sequence MKTVVVTDVERADASSIDALAAHGVATVHEAMGRSGLVGASLRPIQDGARIAGSAVTVLCWPGDNLMIHAAVEQCRPGDVLVVTTTSPSLDGSFGELFATALQHRGVRGLVTTGGVRDVAELRAMGFPVWSAAVNAQGTVKATAGAVNVPITVGGAVICPGDVIVADDDGVLCVPRRAAPAALEAAGARAAKEAESRAAYRAGELSLDRNRLRGVLDGLGVRYLSAAEYEADDDRG is encoded by the coding sequence GTGAAGACCGTCGTGGTCACCGATGTCGAGCGGGCGGACGCCTCGTCCATCGATGCCCTCGCGGCGCACGGGGTAGCGACCGTGCACGAGGCGATGGGGCGCAGCGGACTCGTCGGCGCCTCGCTCCGGCCCATCCAGGACGGGGCCAGGATTGCCGGCTCGGCCGTCACCGTGCTGTGCTGGCCGGGGGACAATCTCATGATCCACGCGGCCGTCGAACAGTGCCGCCCGGGCGACGTGCTGGTCGTGACCACCACCTCACCCTCGCTGGACGGCTCGTTCGGCGAACTGTTCGCGACGGCACTGCAGCACCGCGGGGTGCGCGGGCTCGTGACAACCGGCGGGGTCCGCGACGTCGCCGAGCTGCGTGCGATGGGCTTTCCTGTCTGGTCTGCCGCCGTCAACGCCCAGGGTACGGTCAAGGCGACGGCCGGCGCGGTGAATGTGCCGATCACCGTTGGCGGCGCCGTCATCTGCCCGGGAGACGTGATCGTGGCCGACGACGACGGCGTGCTGTGCGTGCCGCGCCGCGCCGCGCCGGCCGCACTCGAGGCTGCCGGCGCGAGGGCCGCGAAAGAGGCCGAGTCGCGGGCGGCCTACCGCGCCGGTGAGCTGAGCCTGGACCGGAACCGGCTTCGCGGGGTGCTCGACGGGCTGGGCGTACGCTACCTGAGCGCGGCGGAGTACGAGGCGGACGATGACCGCGGTTGA
- a CDS encoding VOC family protein, protein MTEYTSFDVAHLGNVELLTPTFEKSLWFFRDLLAMRVVAESGGAGEKTAGKKRSVYLRTWDEYQLYTLKLTESADAGVGRTTFRTTSQAALERRVAAIEATGLGVGWVDGEVGTGPAYAFRDPDGHDLAIYYETERYVATDDKPALKNQASAFPGRGVNARRLDHINFLARDVVANGEFVAKALGGRESERIKLDDGGYAAWWFHFNNKSYDIVYSDDWLKHGNRLHHVAFAPDTREDILKAADIFLENGIHIESGPHKHAINQTFFLYVWEPGGNRIEFANAGARLLLDPDSPVVEWTQEERKKGQAWGMKTIETFHTHGTPNVASKATDEMNVSGSTAQRGAK, encoded by the coding sequence ATGACCGAGTACACCTCGTTCGACGTCGCCCACCTGGGGAACGTGGAGCTACTGACTCCCACCTTTGAAAAAAGCCTGTGGTTCTTCCGCGACCTGCTCGCCATGCGCGTCGTCGCGGAGTCCGGCGGAGCCGGAGAAAAGACAGCCGGGAAGAAAAGATCGGTGTACCTGCGGACGTGGGACGAGTATCAGCTCTACACGCTGAAGCTCACCGAGTCGGCCGACGCCGGCGTCGGCCGGACCACGTTCCGGACGACCAGCCAGGCGGCGCTCGAGCGCCGGGTGGCGGCGATCGAGGCGACCGGCCTCGGCGTCGGCTGGGTGGACGGCGAGGTGGGCACGGGGCCGGCCTATGCCTTCCGCGACCCCGACGGGCACGACCTGGCGATCTACTACGAGACCGAGCGGTATGTGGCCACCGATGACAAGCCTGCGCTGAAGAACCAGGCCTCGGCCTTTCCCGGCCGCGGCGTGAACGCCAGGCGGCTGGACCACATCAACTTCCTGGCCAGGGACGTGGTGGCCAACGGAGAGTTCGTGGCGAAGGCGCTCGGGGGACGCGAGAGCGAGCGCATCAAGCTCGACGACGGCGGCTATGCCGCCTGGTGGTTCCACTTCAACAACAAGTCCTACGACATCGTGTACTCCGACGACTGGCTCAAACACGGCAACCGGCTGCACCACGTCGCTTTCGCCCCCGACACCCGCGAGGACATCCTCAAGGCGGCCGACATCTTCCTGGAGAACGGCATCCACATCGAATCGGGCCCGCACAAGCACGCCATCAACCAGACCTTTTTCCTCTACGTCTGGGAGCCCGGCGGCAACCGCATCGAATTCGCCAACGCCGGTGCCCGCCTGCTGCTGGATCCTGACTCGCCGGTGGTGGAATGGACCCAGGAGGAACGCAAAAAGGGACAGGCCTGGGGCATGAAGACGATCGAGACGTTCCACACCCACGGAACGCCCAACGTGGCCTCTAAGGCCACCGACGAAATGAACGTATCCGGCAGTACTGCACAGAGAGGTGCGAAATAA
- the ligM gene encoding vanillate/3-O-methylgallate O-demethylase, whose amino-acid sequence MAPKNLQEVLDASHGAVDLLRNSQIGSYIYPVVPADFQNWIKEQTAWRQTAVLYDQSHHMDNLFMKGSDAIKLITSTAINSTAVFPVNKAKQYVPTTESGHVIGDGILFREAEDEYVYVGRAPAANWLLYHGETGGYGNLDITVDRRSPSRPYGNQVTRQYYRFQIQGPNAWQVIEKLNGGPLEQLKFFNMSTMTVDGTTVRTLRHGMAGAPGLEIWGPYADHGRIRDAIVEAGAEFGLVPVGSRAYPSNTLESGWIPSPLPAIYTGEAERGYREWLPADGYEATGTLAGSFVSGNIEDYYLTPWELGYGSFVKFDHDFIGRDALERIDPAAQRKKVTLAWDAADVTSIFASLFNVEGPSYKFFDLPLANYGSANYDSVVDADGTVVGYSMFTGYSANERRALSLATIDANVPEGTELRVVWGEPNGGTAKAAVEPHVQTEVRAVVSPVPYSSVARATYQGGWRTNYQSA is encoded by the coding sequence GTGGCACCTAAGAATCTGCAGGAAGTCCTCGACGCATCCCACGGTGCAGTCGACCTCCTCCGCAACTCCCAGATCGGCTCGTACATCTACCCGGTGGTTCCGGCCGACTTCCAGAACTGGATCAAGGAGCAGACCGCCTGGCGCCAGACCGCCGTGCTCTACGACCAGTCGCACCATATGGACAACCTGTTTATGAAGGGCTCCGACGCGATCAAGCTGATCACGTCCACGGCGATCAATTCGACCGCCGTCTTCCCCGTCAACAAGGCGAAGCAGTATGTGCCGACCACCGAATCCGGACACGTCATTGGCGACGGCATCCTGTTCCGCGAAGCCGAGGACGAGTACGTCTACGTCGGACGCGCCCCGGCCGCGAACTGGCTGCTCTACCACGGCGAAACCGGCGGCTACGGGAATCTCGACATCACGGTGGACCGCCGTTCGCCCTCACGGCCCTACGGCAATCAGGTGACCCGCCAGTACTACCGCTTCCAGATTCAAGGCCCGAACGCCTGGCAGGTGATCGAAAAGCTCAACGGGGGACCGCTCGAGCAGCTCAAGTTCTTCAACATGTCGACCATGACGGTCGACGGTACGACCGTCCGCACCCTCCGCCACGGGATGGCCGGCGCGCCCGGACTCGAGATCTGGGGCCCGTACGCCGACCACGGCCGCATTCGCGACGCGATCGTCGAGGCCGGCGCCGAGTTCGGGCTCGTTCCGGTCGGTTCCCGCGCCTACCCGTCCAACACGCTCGAATCAGGCTGGATCCCGTCGCCGTTGCCGGCTATCTACACCGGCGAAGCCGAGCGCGGCTATCGCGAATGGCTTCCCGCGGACGGCTACGAGGCGACCGGGACACTCGCCGGTTCCTTCGTGTCCGGGAACATCGAGGACTACTACCTGACTCCCTGGGAGCTCGGCTACGGCTCGTTCGTGAAGTTCGACCACGACTTCATCGGACGCGATGCCCTGGAGCGGATCGACCCGGCCGCGCAGCGCAAGAAGGTCACCCTGGCCTGGGACGCCGCAGATGTCACGTCAATCTTCGCGTCGCTGTTCAACGTGGAAGGACCGAGCTACAAGTTCTTCGACCTGCCGCTGGCAAACTACGGCTCGGCGAACTACGACTCCGTAGTCGACGCCGACGGAACGGTCGTCGGATACTCGATGTTCACCGGCTACAGCGCGAACGAGCGGCGGGCACTGTCGCTCGCCACGATCGACGCCAATGTTCCCGAGGGCACCGAACTGAGGGTCGTGTGGGGAGAGCCGAACGGCGGAACCGCCAAGGCTGCCGTGGAGCCGCACGTGCAGACCGAGGTGCGCGCCGTCGTCAGCCCCGTGCCTTACTCCTCTGTCGCACGCGCCACATACCAGGGCGGCTGGCGCACGAACTACCAGTCGGCCTAG
- a CDS encoding aldehyde dehydrogenase family protein, with amino-acid sequence MTNETETSTPVTTGLYIGGTERQAASTLEIVDPGKPGVTVGHAAAAGPGDVEDAIAAAKAAYPGWSALSAQERAEQMRVALEGIAEFRDEDAAILSQENGKIRMESWVDSLVFEIRWNLALSLADEVDATKVLPPAPGIPVSTTVAFQPLGVVTVIVPFNWPIAILAASLPHALLAGNTAIVKPPPTAPLATARVVQRIAEKLPPGVLNVVTGKDADMAALITSPDVAKVCFTGSVAGGKRIMEMASKSLTRVTLELGGNDAAVVLADAILDDTHLDRLYAAIFDTTGQICMNAKRIYVHRSRLDEVVAGLSGRLEQAVIGYGLDEGTTMGPLHSPVQKAFVTEIIEEAKGAGADVREFGTLPTDPALRGGNFLRPALVIDPDPSLRVVTQEQFGPVIPLIPFDTEDEAVQAANATWAGLCGSVWTADPGTADRVGGKLVCGYVWVNDHGATRLDLRAPFGGMKQSGMGREQGIEGVRAFQDTRAIAHLEPQVPAAG; translated from the coding sequence ATGACCAACGAAACAGAGACGTCGACGCCGGTGACGACCGGATTGTATATCGGGGGGACCGAACGCCAGGCCGCCTCGACCCTGGAAATCGTGGACCCGGGAAAACCCGGCGTGACGGTCGGGCACGCCGCCGCGGCGGGCCCCGGCGACGTCGAGGACGCAATTGCGGCGGCGAAGGCCGCTTACCCGGGATGGTCTGCGCTGAGCGCGCAGGAGCGTGCGGAACAGATGCGCGTGGCACTCGAGGGCATTGCCGAGTTCCGTGACGAGGACGCCGCCATCCTGTCCCAGGAGAACGGGAAGATCCGGATGGAGTCATGGGTCGACTCCCTCGTCTTTGAGATCCGCTGGAACCTCGCCCTCTCGCTGGCAGACGAGGTGGACGCCACCAAGGTGCTCCCGCCGGCGCCGGGAATCCCCGTTTCCACCACCGTCGCCTTCCAGCCGCTCGGCGTCGTGACGGTCATCGTGCCGTTCAACTGGCCCATCGCGATCCTCGCGGCCTCCCTGCCGCACGCGCTGCTGGCCGGCAACACCGCCATCGTGAAGCCCCCGCCCACGGCTCCGCTCGCAACAGCCCGGGTGGTGCAGAGGATCGCGGAGAAACTGCCGCCCGGCGTATTGAACGTCGTGACGGGCAAGGACGCCGACATGGCCGCCCTCATCACGAGCCCCGACGTCGCAAAGGTCTGCTTTACCGGCAGCGTCGCCGGCGGCAAGCGCATCATGGAGATGGCCTCGAAATCGCTGACCCGGGTGACGCTGGAACTCGGCGGAAACGACGCCGCCGTCGTGCTGGCGGACGCCATCCTCGACGACACCCACCTCGACCGCCTGTACGCGGCGATCTTCGACACGACCGGGCAGATCTGTATGAACGCGAAGCGGATCTACGTGCACCGTTCGCGCCTGGACGAAGTCGTCGCGGGGCTGTCGGGCCGGCTGGAGCAAGCCGTGATCGGCTACGGGCTGGACGAGGGGACCACCATGGGGCCCCTGCACTCACCGGTGCAGAAGGCATTCGTAACCGAGATCATCGAGGAGGCAAAGGGAGCGGGCGCCGACGTCAGGGAGTTTGGCACGCTGCCGACGGACCCCGCCCTGCGTGGCGGGAACTTCCTGCGCCCGGCACTGGTGATCGACCCCGACCCGTCGCTCCGGGTCGTCACCCAGGAGCAGTTCGGGCCGGTCATCCCGCTCATCCCGTTCGACACCGAGGACGAGGCGGTCCAGGCCGCAAACGCCACATGGGCGGGGCTCTGCGGCTCGGTATGGACTGCCGACCCTGGGACGGCGGACCGCGTGGGCGGAAAGCTGGTCTGTGGCTATGTCTGGGTCAATGACCACGGCGCCACGCGGCTCGACCTGCGCGCTCCATTCGGCGGGATGAAGCAGTCCGGCATGGGCAGGGAACAGGGCATCGAGGGCGTCCGGGCGTTCCAGGACACCCGCGCGATCGCCCACCTCGAGCCCCAAGTCCCGGCGGCGGGCTGA
- a CDS encoding 4-oxalomesaconate tautomerase, with translation MTAVEGIPCLLMRGGTSKGAYFLASDLPADPDERDELLLRIMGTPDPRQIDGLGGAHPLTSKVAVISPSPDGGADVDYLFLQLGVDTAFVTSRQNCGNILAGVGPFALERGLVPAGGDHTEVRIRMINTNSFATARFATPGGVVDYDGGLATDGVPGTAGAIRLNFEGTAGSSTGALFPSGRVLDRAADVDVTCVDNGMPSVLLRAADLGVTGDEPPEELEADANLAARLAELRLAAAGLMGMGDVSGATVPKLVLLAPPRAGGAIATRSFLPARVHTSIGVLGALTVAAGVLADGSVGHDLAALPPPGAPFRIEHPSGHFDVEVGVEPSADGFTVTRSAALRTARKLFEGRAFPRPRL, from the coding sequence ATGACCGCGGTTGAGGGCATCCCCTGCCTCCTCATGCGCGGCGGCACCTCCAAGGGCGCGTACTTCCTCGCCTCCGACCTGCCGGCAGACCCCGACGAACGCGACGAACTGCTGCTGCGGATCATGGGCACCCCGGACCCCCGGCAGATCGACGGGCTTGGCGGCGCGCACCCCCTCACGAGCAAGGTCGCCGTCATCTCGCCGTCGCCGGACGGCGGCGCCGACGTGGACTACCTTTTCCTGCAGCTGGGTGTCGACACCGCGTTTGTGACCAGCCGCCAGAACTGCGGCAACATCCTGGCCGGAGTGGGGCCGTTCGCACTCGAGCGCGGCCTCGTCCCGGCGGGCGGCGACCACACCGAAGTGCGCATCCGGATGATCAACACCAACAGCTTCGCCACGGCGCGCTTCGCCACCCCCGGCGGCGTGGTGGACTACGACGGCGGCCTCGCGACCGACGGCGTTCCCGGTACGGCGGGCGCGATCCGGCTCAACTTCGAGGGCACCGCAGGCTCGTCGACCGGGGCTCTGTTCCCCTCGGGCCGGGTCCTGGACCGCGCCGCGGACGTGGACGTGACGTGTGTCGACAACGGCATGCCGAGCGTGCTGCTGCGCGCCGCCGACCTCGGCGTCACGGGTGACGAACCGCCGGAAGAGCTCGAGGCGGACGCCAACCTGGCCGCCCGCCTGGCGGAACTCCGCCTGGCCGCGGCCGGGTTGATGGGTATGGGTGACGTCAGCGGCGCCACCGTGCCGAAGCTGGTGCTGCTGGCCCCGCCGCGGGCGGGCGGCGCCATCGCCACACGCAGTTTCCTGCCCGCGCGCGTGCACACGTCGATCGGCGTGCTGGGGGCTCTCACGGTCGCCGCGGGAGTGCTGGCGGACGGGTCGGTCGGCCATGACCTCGCCGCGTTGCCCCCGCCGGGCGCGCCCTTCCGCATCGAGCACCCCTCCGGCCACTTCGACGTCGAGGTCGGCGTCGAGCCATCCGCGGACGGGTTCACCGTCACCCGTTCGGCAGCCCTCCGCACGGCGCGAAAGCTCTTCGAGGGCCGCGCCTTCCCGCGCCCCCGACTGTGA
- the ligM gene encoding vanillate/3-O-methylgallate O-demethylase, with amino-acid sequence MAQKSLQDVLDAAGNTVEHLRNSQLGTYIYPVVPAEFTNWRREQRAWRETAVLYDQSHHMVNFFMKGPDALRLLSDTGVNSFANFPVNTAKQFVPTASNGGVIGDGILFHQAEHDFVYVGRAPAANWLQFHAETGGYDVECSYDDRSPSRPYGHAVQREYYRFQIQGPNAWQIIEKLNGGALEQVKFFHMGHLAIAGEQVRTLRHGMAGAPGLEIWGPYEQHGKIRDAVLEAGAEFGIEPCGSRAYSSNTLESGWIPSPLPAIYSSEAERAYREWLPATSYEAINALAGSFVSKDIEDYYLTPWELGYGSFVKFDHDFIGREALEQIDPARQRRKVTLAWNDEDLAKIWASFLDRDTPGYQFFDVPNANYGSSNYDSVVDADGAVVGLSLFTGVTANERRGLSLATVDPSVEIGTEVRVVWGEPDGGSRKTTVEPHEQLSVRAVVSPVPYAVTARTEYHGGWRTAGAAAG; translated from the coding sequence ATGGCCCAGAAGTCCCTGCAGGATGTGCTCGATGCGGCAGGCAACACCGTCGAGCACTTGCGCAACTCACAACTTGGCACCTACATCTACCCCGTGGTCCCCGCAGAGTTCACCAACTGGCGCCGCGAGCAGCGCGCCTGGCGCGAGACCGCCGTGCTCTACGACCAGTCCCACCACATGGTGAACTTCTTCATGAAGGGCCCTGACGCCCTCAGGCTCCTCTCCGACACCGGCGTCAACAGCTTCGCGAACTTCCCCGTGAATACGGCCAAACAGTTCGTGCCGACGGCGTCCAACGGCGGCGTGATCGGCGACGGCATCCTCTTCCACCAGGCCGAGCACGACTTCGTCTACGTCGGACGTGCCCCTGCGGCGAACTGGCTCCAGTTCCATGCCGAGACCGGCGGGTACGACGTCGAGTGCAGCTACGATGACCGGTCGCCGTCGCGCCCCTACGGCCACGCCGTCCAGCGCGAGTACTACCGCTTCCAGATCCAGGGCCCCAACGCCTGGCAGATCATCGAGAAGCTCAACGGCGGAGCGCTCGAGCAGGTGAAGTTCTTCCACATGGGCCACCTGGCAATTGCCGGGGAACAGGTGCGCACCCTGCGCCACGGGATGGCCGGTGCCCCGGGACTGGAGATCTGGGGACCGTACGAGCAGCACGGCAAGATCCGTGACGCGGTGCTCGAGGCCGGCGCCGAATTCGGCATCGAACCCTGCGGCTCGCGCGCCTACTCCTCGAACACGCTTGAGTCGGGCTGGATTCCTTCGCCGCTGCCGGCCATCTACAGCAGCGAAGCCGAGCGCGCCTACCGCGAGTGGCTGCCGGCCACGAGCTACGAAGCGATCAACGCGCTCGCCGGCTCCTTCGTCTCGAAGGACATCGAGGACTACTACCTCACGCCGTGGGAACTCGGCTATGGCTCGTTCGTGAAGTTCGACCACGACTTCATCGGCCGCGAGGCCCTGGAGCAGATCGATCCCGCCAGGCAGCGCAGGAAGGTCACGCTCGCCTGGAACGACGAGGACCTGGCGAAAATCTGGGCGTCCTTCCTCGACCGAGACACGCCGGGCTACCAGTTCTTCGACGTCCCCAACGCGAACTACGGCTCGTCGAACTACGACTCTGTGGTGGACGCCGACGGCGCGGTGGTGGGCCTGTCGCTCTTCACCGGCGTCACGGCCAACGAGCGCCGCGGGCTGTCGCTGGCGACGGTGGACCCCAGCGTGGAGATCGGCACCGAAGTCCGCGTCGTCTGGGGTGAGCCCGACGGCGGATCGCGCAAGACCACGGTGGAGCCCCACGAGCAGCTCAGCGTGCGCGCCGTCGTGAGCCCGGTGCCCTACGCCGTCACCGCCCGCACCGAATACCACGGCGGCTGGCGCACCGCGGGAGCTGCTGCCGGTTGA
- a CDS encoding PadR family transcriptional regulator: MSLRYALLALLRVGPLSGYELQKQFSLSVGHVWHAPDSQIYPELRKMEAENLIEGEEQPRGQRATRRVYHVTDAGNRAFLAWMQTPLEYARVRDPAHLRAAYLEAVSPGAARDFFRRHSAQWELELAQWEGELLRIAEVANPMLVRRLAVTEPADRERTIAFKRFTYEGLVDRARVEIAWAERGLMLIDELEASGGAWTDPSASRV; the protein is encoded by the coding sequence ATGAGCCTTCGATACGCGCTGCTTGCGTTGCTGCGCGTTGGCCCGCTCTCCGGCTACGAACTGCAGAAGCAGTTCTCCTTGTCGGTGGGGCACGTGTGGCACGCCCCGGACTCCCAGATCTACCCCGAGTTGCGCAAAATGGAGGCGGAGAACCTCATCGAGGGCGAAGAGCAACCGAGGGGCCAGCGCGCCACCAGGCGGGTCTATCACGTAACGGATGCCGGGAACCGGGCCTTCCTGGCCTGGATGCAGACGCCCTTGGAGTACGCACGCGTCCGCGATCCCGCCCACCTGCGGGCCGCCTACCTCGAAGCGGTGTCTCCCGGGGCGGCCCGCGATTTCTTCCGCAGGCACAGTGCGCAGTGGGAGCTCGAGCTCGCGCAATGGGAGGGTGAACTCCTCCGGATCGCCGAGGTGGCCAACCCGATGCTGGTGCGGCGCCTCGCGGTCACTGAACCCGCGGACCGCGAACGCACAATCGCGTTCAAACGCTTCACTTACGAGGGCCTCGTTGACCGGGCCCGCGTCGAGATTGCCTGGGCAGAGCGTGGGCTCATGCTCATCGACGAGCTGGAAGCCTCGGGCGGAGCGTGGACTGACCCGAGCGCCTCCCGCGTCTAG
- a CDS encoding methylenetetrahydrofolate reductase yields the protein MATRIRPATNRAASLELIQDFSLEMTGKDITALTEAKDHIPPRTRINITFLGNEDLEMRVAAARMVRDLGFVPVPHISARRLKSREQLEEFLGRLQEVGASEHVLVVGGDPATPEGPYEDSLAIIRSGVLQQFGVREVGIGGYPEGHPDIPQETLWRALEDKTAALAEQDLGASILTQFSFDTDPVADWIDAVRARGINAPIRVGTPGPAGIKRLLGFARRFGVGANAMIVKKYGFSLTNLMGDAGPDRFVNDLAAVLAEHTPGPQPHIGGRIGLHFYTFGGLSATADWVRQFVSEQG from the coding sequence ATGGCGACTCGAATCAGGCCCGCTACGAACCGGGCAGCATCGCTGGAACTCATCCAAGATTTCTCCCTCGAAATGACCGGCAAGGACATCACCGCCCTTACCGAGGCAAAAGACCACATTCCTCCCCGCACGCGGATCAACATCACCTTTCTCGGCAACGAGGACCTGGAGATGCGCGTCGCCGCTGCCAGGATGGTCCGCGACCTCGGCTTCGTGCCGGTCCCGCACATCTCCGCCCGCCGCCTGAAGTCCCGGGAGCAGCTCGAGGAATTCCTGGGACGCCTCCAGGAGGTCGGTGCCTCGGAGCACGTTTTGGTTGTCGGTGGTGACCCCGCCACGCCGGAGGGTCCCTACGAGGACTCGCTCGCCATCATCCGCAGCGGCGTGCTGCAGCAGTTCGGAGTGCGCGAAGTCGGCATCGGCGGATACCCGGAGGGCCACCCGGACATCCCGCAGGAGACACTCTGGCGAGCCCTGGAGGACAAGACCGCGGCCCTCGCCGAGCAGGACCTCGGCGCCAGTATCCTCACCCAGTTCTCATTCGACACCGATCCCGTGGCCGACTGGATCGATGCAGTGCGCGCCAGGGGCATCAACGCCCCGATCCGGGTCGGTACGCCCGGACCGGCGGGCATCAAACGGCTTCTTGGCTTCGCCCGCCGCTTTGGCGTCGGCGCTAACGCAATGATCGTAAAGAAGTACGGTTTTTCGCTCACGAACCTCATGGGCGACGCCGGCCCGGACCGGTTCGTCAACGATCTTGCGGCCGTCCTTGCAGAACACACCCCCGGCCCGCAGCCGCACATCGGAGGCCGGATCGGGCTGCACTTCTACACCTTTGGCGGCCTGTCGGCGACGGCGGACTGGGTCCGGCAGTTCGTCTCCGAGCAGGGCTGA
- a CDS encoding ABC transporter substrate-binding protein: protein MKISKKPGGVLGVVAVASILALSLSGCTRGGSGQGGGSGASPGITDTSITLGITTPLSGATAGPGTCTVAGVSAYFGAVNAAGGVKFGDGKTRTVTIKSYDDAYDPQKSLANFQQMVSDNVFAATAGLGTPTNRAFREAAISQKVPQVLVMTGDPLFSDQKQSPWQLGFVPIYQNEGAAFGKLLTASKDQHKVAILSQNDDYGKGYVSGFKEAIKGASNISVVGEQTYEATDTSVDAQLTQLAASGADVFFNAMSVTPLTISSLQKAQQIGWKPSWFLPSNTSSPTAILEPGGASAYPGIYSVSFAKAPQSPAFAKDPDVVKFLSELKQYGNYPDMPAFPHCMWSYMVGATLEQAFKNMTEPTRDSFMTALRNIKGLQAPLMLSGTSIDTTVDGQPAVSSVIVQKYNGKGYATAEAFG from the coding sequence ATGAAGATTAGCAAAAAGCCAGGCGGGGTCCTTGGCGTCGTCGCGGTGGCATCGATCCTCGCGCTCTCCCTCTCGGGTTGCACCCGCGGTGGTTCCGGGCAGGGCGGCGGCTCGGGGGCTTCCCCCGGCATTACGGACACGTCGATCACTCTCGGTATCACCACTCCGCTCAGCGGCGCGACGGCCGGCCCCGGAACCTGCACTGTTGCAGGCGTCTCGGCCTACTTCGGTGCGGTGAACGCGGCGGGCGGCGTGAAGTTCGGCGACGGCAAGACACGCACCGTCACCATCAAGTCCTACGATGACGCCTACGATCCGCAGAAATCGCTTGCGAACTTCCAGCAGATGGTGTCGGACAATGTATTCGCCGCCACGGCGGGCCTCGGCACCCCGACCAACCGGGCCTTCCGTGAGGCCGCCATCAGCCAGAAGGTCCCGCAGGTGCTCGTGATGACCGGCGACCCTCTGTTCAGCGACCAGAAGCAGAGCCCCTGGCAGCTGGGGTTCGTGCCGATCTACCAGAATGAGGGAGCTGCGTTCGGCAAGCTGCTGACAGCATCGAAGGATCAGCACAAGGTCGCCATCCTGTCGCAGAACGACGACTACGGCAAGGGCTACGTGTCGGGCTTCAAGGAGGCCATCAAGGGCGCATCCAACATCTCGGTGGTCGGGGAACAAACCTACGAGGCCACTGACACCTCGGTGGACGCGCAGCTCACCCAGCTCGCCGCGTCAGGGGCGGACGTCTTCTTCAACGCCATGTCGGTCACGCCGCTCACGATCTCCTCGCTGCAGAAGGCGCAGCAGATCGGCTGGAAGCCCAGCTGGTTCCTCCCCTCCAATACCTCCAGCCCGACGGCGATCCTTGAGCCCGGCGGCGCGAGTGCCTACCCTGGCATCTACTCCGTATCGTTCGCCAAGGCGCCGCAGAGCCCGGCGTTCGCCAAGGACCCCGACGTCGTCAAGTTCCTTTCGGAACTCAAGCAGTACGGCAACTACCCGGACATGCCGGCGTTCCCGCACTGCATGTGGAGCTACATGGTGGGAGCCACTCTCGAGCAGGCGTTCAAGAACATGACCGAGCCGACGCGTGACAGCTTCATGACCGCCCTGCGGAACATCAAGGGCCTGCAGGCACCCCTGATGCTGTCGGGCACGTCGATTGACACGACAGTCGACGGGCAGCCGGCCGTGTCGTCGGTGATCGTGCAGAAGTACAACGGAAAGGGATACGCGACGGCGGAGGCCTTCGGATAG
- a CDS encoding PIG-L deacetylase family protein — protein MGNGGTVLVVSAHAGDFVWRAGGAIAAATARGDRAVVVCLSYGERGESASQWLAGKTLDEIKALRRGEAEAAAAALGAEIEFLDAGDYPLLPSRELLDQLVRIYRRVQPTVVLTHPLLDPYNGDHPAAARLAIEARILAQAIGYDAPGEVLGAPPVFFFEPHQPEQCDFKPDVLLDITSAFPAKQQAMKCLPAQQHMWDYYTSLAVRRGVQVKRNAGPNLGLPVDTKGEAYMRYYPQVTEVLE, from the coding sequence ATGGGCAACGGAGGCACTGTCCTCGTCGTCAGCGCACACGCGGGCGACTTCGTCTGGCGTGCCGGCGGGGCGATTGCCGCCGCCACCGCCCGCGGCGACCGCGCCGTCGTCGTCTGCCTCTCCTACGGCGAGCGCGGCGAATCCGCCAGTCAGTGGCTGGCCGGAAAGACGCTGGACGAAATCAAAGCGCTCCGGCGCGGGGAGGCCGAGGCCGCCGCAGCGGCCCTCGGGGCGGAAATCGAATTCCTCGACGCCGGCGACTACCCGCTCCTGCCGAGCCGGGAACTGCTCGATCAGCTCGTGCGGATCTACCGCCGGGTGCAGCCCACCGTCGTGCTGACCCACCCCCTGCTGGACCCTTACAACGGCGACCACCCCGCAGCTGCCAGGCTGGCGATCGAGGCCAGGATTCTTGCCCAGGCGATCGGCTACGACGCCCCCGGCGAGGTGCTCGGGGCTCCGCCCGTGTTCTTCTTCGAGCCGCACCAGCCCGAGCAGTGCGACTTCAAGCCCGACGTCCTGCTCGATATCACCTCTGCGTTTCCCGCCAAGCAGCAGGCCATGAAATGCCTGCCCGCCCAGCAGCACATGTGGGACTACTACACCTCGCTCGCCGTGCGCCGGGGCGTGCAGGTCAAGCGCAATGCCGGGCCGAACCTCGGCCTGCCCGTCGACACCAAGGGCGAGGCCTACATGCGCTACTACCCCCAGGTCACCGAGGTCCTCGAGTGA